The Medicago truncatula cultivar Jemalong A17 chromosome 4, MtrunA17r5.0-ANR, whole genome shotgun sequence genome includes a region encoding these proteins:
- the LOC25494105 gene encoding two-component response regulator ARR2 isoform X2: protein MMNLSNNGKGSISTVTSTATTMKSGEGSDQFPAGLRVLVVDDDPTCLMILEKMLRTCLYEVTKCNRAETALSLLRENKNGFDIVISDVHMPDMDGFKLLEHIGLEMDLPVIMMSADDGKSVVMKGVTHGACDYLIKPVRIEALKNIWQHVVRKKKNEWKDTEQSGSADEGDRHPKASDDADYSSSANEGNWRNSRKRRDDEEEGDDRDDSSTLKKPRVVWSVELHQQFVAAVDQLGIDKAVPKKILELMNVPGLTRENVASHLQKYRLYLRRLSGVSQHQNNSFLSPQEASFGTISSMNGLDLQTLAAAGQLPAQSLATLQAAGLGRSTVKSGLPMPLMDQRNLFSFENPRLRFGEGQQQLLNGSNNKPTNLLHGVPTNMEPKQLANLHQSAAQSLGNMNMRVPASATQGNPLLMQMAQSQPRGPMLSENTGSHVPRLPNLLGQSTVSNGISDGLMGRNNMASSSRAPSFNPVPQSSSFLNFPMNQSTEMSVSNFPLGSTPGISSITTKGSFQAEVNSGIKGSAGFPSYDIFNELNHQKSRDWGMTNQGLMYDSSSHANPLHGNIDVSPSVLVHQGFSSAQQTGHSRDASLLGKSPFSLGEGLEQGNLQNGGGQHFNPLYVENLTRVKAERVPDASSHTDLFPDHFGQDDLMSALLKQEGIGQGENEFDFDGYSLDNIPV, encoded by the exons ATGATGAATCTAAGCAACAACGGAAAAGGATCAATTTCTACTGTTACTTCAACTGCTACTACTATGAAATCCGGTGAAGGTTCCGATCAGTTTCCGGCGGGTTTACGAGTTCTTGTTGTGGATGATGATCCTACGTGTCTTATGATTCTTGAGAAGATGTTGCGCACATGTCTTTATGAag TAACGAAATGCAATCGAGCTGAGACGGCACTTTCACTACTCAGAGAGAACAAGAATGGATTTGATATTGTTATCAGTGATGTGCATATGCCAGACATGGATGGATTTAAACTCTTAGAACATATTGGATTGGAAATGGACCTTCCAGTTATTA TGATGTCTGCCGATGATGGTAAAAGTGTTGTTATGAAGGGTGTAACACACGGTGCTTGTGATTACTTGATTAAACCTGTTCGTATTGAGGCTTTGAAGAACATATGGCAGCATGTGGTTCGGAAGAAAAAGAACGAGTGGAAAGATACAGAGCAATCAGGTAGTGCTGATGAGGGAGATCGACATCCGAAGGCATCTGATGATGCTGATTATTCGTCTTCTGCTAATGAAGGAAATTGGAGAAACTCGAGAAAGAGAAGggatgatgaagaggaaggTGACGATAGAGATGACTCGTCAACACTAAAGAAGCCTCGGGTTGTTTGGTCTGTCGAGCTCCATCAACAGTTTGTGGCTGCTGTGGATCAACTAGGAATTGACA AGGCTGTTCccaaaaaaattctggaattgatGAATGTTCCTGGGCTCACTAGAGAAAATGTTGCCAGCCACTTGCAG aaATATCGATTGTATCTTCGAAGGCTGAGTGGAGTTTCTCAGCACCAGAATAATTCATTTCTCAGCCCACAAGAGGCATCATTTGGCACGATTTCGTCAATGAACGGACTTGACCTTCAAACTCTTGCAGCAGCTGGCCAGCTCCCAGCGCAAAGTCTAGCCACTCTTCAGGCAGCAGGACTTGGTAGGTCAACTGTGAAATCAGGCTTACCAATGCCTCTCATGGATCAAAGGAACCTTTTCAGTTTTGAAAACCCAAGGTTGAGATTTGGAGAAGGGCAACAACAACTTTTGAATGGTAGTAATAATAAACCAACAAATCTTCTTCACGGAGTTCCTACTAACATGGAGCCAAAGCAACTCGCCAATTTGCACCAGTCTGCAGCACAGTCCCTCGGCAACATGAATATGCGAGTCCCCGCTTCTGCTACACAGGGAAATCCCTTATTGATGCAGATGGCACAATCCCAACCTAGAGGACCAATGCTAAGTGAAAATACTGGTTCTCATGTTCCAAGATTACCGAACCTCTTGGGGCAGTCTACTGTGTCAAATGGAATTTCTGACGGTCTTATGGGGAGAAACAACATGGCTAGTAGCAGTAGAGCGCCTTCGTTTAATCCTGTTCCACAGAGCTCTTCGTTTTTGAATTTTCCCATGAATCAAAGCACTGAAATGTCTGTTAGTAATTTCCCTCTTGGAAGCACTCCAGGTATATCTAGTATCACAACCAAAGGCTCATTTCAAGCCGAAGTTAATTCGGGAATTAAAGGATCAGCTGGATTTCCaagttatgatatttttaacGAACTGAACCATCAGAAATCCCGGGATTGGGGGATGACAAACCAAGGTCTAATGTATGATTCCTCATCGCATGCAAATCCTTTACATGGCAACATCGATGTCTCTCCGTCGGTTTTAGTCCATCAGGGCTTTTCTTCTGCTCAACAAACCGGACATAGCAGAGATGCTTCTTTGCTTGGAAAATCTCCTTTCTCTCTTGGAGAAGGCTTGGAACAAGGTAATCTCCAAAATGGTGGCGGTCAACATTTCAATCCTCTTTATGTTGAAAATTTAACAAGGGTTAAGGCTGAAAGAGTTCCTGACGCGAGCTCCCATACTGACCTCTTCCCTGATCATTTCGGGCAGGATGATCTCATGAGTGCACTTCTGAAACAG GAAGGCATTGGACAAGGCGAGAATGAGTTTGACTTTGACGGGTATTCTCTGGACAACATTCCTGTCTAG
- the LOC25494106 gene encoding uncharacterized protein, with product MACNAYFYGLRLGAWVGMVFLGNGKFAITLKDRFDKHIPYPKFTPHVKFELEKHVMPFHLPNYVPTSFTHDQENFQFPYSKKLSAHELETRWLMLADIEFCQTALDMRTKYVRMVDDCGNLWFCTVLFETRPYYHFKIGGGCKRMAVVHRFYQGLRVVVGVLEAGRHYSLLQGGSCLVLVAVGVVGIDAANL from the exons ATGGCATGCAATGCGTATTTTTATGGTTTGCGCCTTGGTGCATGGGTTGGGATGGTGTTTCTGGGGAATGGAAAGTTTGCAATCACTCTTAAGGATAGGTTTGATAAGCATATTCCGTATCCCAAGTTCACCCCTCATGTGAAATTTGAGCTTGAAAAACATGTTATGCCTTTTCATTTACCCAATTACGTGCCAACTTCTTTCACCCATGACCAAGAGAATTTTCAGTTTCCTTATTCAAAGAAGCTATCTGCTCATGAGCTTGAAACCAGATGGCTG ATGCTTGCTGACATTGAGTTCTGCCAGACTGCCTTGGATATGCGCACCAAGTATGTCAGAATGGTTGACGACTGCGGCAATCTTTGGTTTTGTACTGTGCTGTTTGAGACGCGTCCATATTATCATTTTAAGATCGGTGGTGGTTGTAAGAGAATGGCTGTTGTGCATAGGTTCTATCAAGGTTTACGTGTCGTTGTTGGTGTTCTGGAAGCTGGGCGACATTACTCTCTACTTCAAGGTGGTTCATGCTTAGTGTTGGTTGCCGTGGGTGTGGTTGGGATTGATGCAGcaaatttataa
- the LOC25494105 gene encoding two-component response regulator ARR2 isoform X1, with the protein MMNLSNNGKGSISTVTSTATTMKSGEGSDQFPAGLRVLVVDDDPTCLMILEKMLRTCLYEVTKCNRAETALSLLRENKNGFDIVISDVHMPDMDGFKLLEHIGLEMDLPVIMMSADDGKSVVMKGVTHGACDYLIKPVRIEALKNIWQHVVRKKKNEWKDTEQSGSADEGDRHPKASDDADYSSSANEGNWRNSRKRRDDEEEGDDRDDSSTLKKPRVVWSVELHQQFVAAVDQLGIDKAVPKKILELMNVPGLTRENVASHLQKYRLYLRRLSGVSQHQNNSFLSPQEASFGTISSMNGLDLQTLAAAGQLPAQSLATLQAAGLGRSTVKSGLPMPLMDQRNLFSFENPRLRFGEGQQQLLNGSNNKPTNLLHGVPTNMEPKQLANLHQSAAQSLGNMNMRVPASATQGNPLLMQMAQSQPRGPMLSENTGSHVPRLPNLLGQSTVSNGISDGLMGRNNMASSSRAPSFNPVPQSSSFLNFPMNQSTEMSVSNFPLGSTPGISSITTKGSFQAEVNSGIKGSAGFPSYDIFNELNHQKSRDWGMTNQGLMYDSSSHANPLHGNIDVSPSVLVHQGFSSAQQTGHSRDASLLGKSPFSLGEGLEQGNLQNGGGQHFNPLYVENLTRVKAERVPDASSHTDLFPDHFGQDDLMSALLKQQEGIGQGENEFDFDGYSLDNIPV; encoded by the exons ATGATGAATCTAAGCAACAACGGAAAAGGATCAATTTCTACTGTTACTTCAACTGCTACTACTATGAAATCCGGTGAAGGTTCCGATCAGTTTCCGGCGGGTTTACGAGTTCTTGTTGTGGATGATGATCCTACGTGTCTTATGATTCTTGAGAAGATGTTGCGCACATGTCTTTATGAag TAACGAAATGCAATCGAGCTGAGACGGCACTTTCACTACTCAGAGAGAACAAGAATGGATTTGATATTGTTATCAGTGATGTGCATATGCCAGACATGGATGGATTTAAACTCTTAGAACATATTGGATTGGAAATGGACCTTCCAGTTATTA TGATGTCTGCCGATGATGGTAAAAGTGTTGTTATGAAGGGTGTAACACACGGTGCTTGTGATTACTTGATTAAACCTGTTCGTATTGAGGCTTTGAAGAACATATGGCAGCATGTGGTTCGGAAGAAAAAGAACGAGTGGAAAGATACAGAGCAATCAGGTAGTGCTGATGAGGGAGATCGACATCCGAAGGCATCTGATGATGCTGATTATTCGTCTTCTGCTAATGAAGGAAATTGGAGAAACTCGAGAAAGAGAAGggatgatgaagaggaaggTGACGATAGAGATGACTCGTCAACACTAAAGAAGCCTCGGGTTGTTTGGTCTGTCGAGCTCCATCAACAGTTTGTGGCTGCTGTGGATCAACTAGGAATTGACA AGGCTGTTCccaaaaaaattctggaattgatGAATGTTCCTGGGCTCACTAGAGAAAATGTTGCCAGCCACTTGCAG aaATATCGATTGTATCTTCGAAGGCTGAGTGGAGTTTCTCAGCACCAGAATAATTCATTTCTCAGCCCACAAGAGGCATCATTTGGCACGATTTCGTCAATGAACGGACTTGACCTTCAAACTCTTGCAGCAGCTGGCCAGCTCCCAGCGCAAAGTCTAGCCACTCTTCAGGCAGCAGGACTTGGTAGGTCAACTGTGAAATCAGGCTTACCAATGCCTCTCATGGATCAAAGGAACCTTTTCAGTTTTGAAAACCCAAGGTTGAGATTTGGAGAAGGGCAACAACAACTTTTGAATGGTAGTAATAATAAACCAACAAATCTTCTTCACGGAGTTCCTACTAACATGGAGCCAAAGCAACTCGCCAATTTGCACCAGTCTGCAGCACAGTCCCTCGGCAACATGAATATGCGAGTCCCCGCTTCTGCTACACAGGGAAATCCCTTATTGATGCAGATGGCACAATCCCAACCTAGAGGACCAATGCTAAGTGAAAATACTGGTTCTCATGTTCCAAGATTACCGAACCTCTTGGGGCAGTCTACTGTGTCAAATGGAATTTCTGACGGTCTTATGGGGAGAAACAACATGGCTAGTAGCAGTAGAGCGCCTTCGTTTAATCCTGTTCCACAGAGCTCTTCGTTTTTGAATTTTCCCATGAATCAAAGCACTGAAATGTCTGTTAGTAATTTCCCTCTTGGAAGCACTCCAGGTATATCTAGTATCACAACCAAAGGCTCATTTCAAGCCGAAGTTAATTCGGGAATTAAAGGATCAGCTGGATTTCCaagttatgatatttttaacGAACTGAACCATCAGAAATCCCGGGATTGGGGGATGACAAACCAAGGTCTAATGTATGATTCCTCATCGCATGCAAATCCTTTACATGGCAACATCGATGTCTCTCCGTCGGTTTTAGTCCATCAGGGCTTTTCTTCTGCTCAACAAACCGGACATAGCAGAGATGCTTCTTTGCTTGGAAAATCTCCTTTCTCTCTTGGAGAAGGCTTGGAACAAGGTAATCTCCAAAATGGTGGCGGTCAACATTTCAATCCTCTTTATGTTGAAAATTTAACAAGGGTTAAGGCTGAAAGAGTTCCTGACGCGAGCTCCCATACTGACCTCTTCCCTGATCATTTCGGGCAGGATGATCTCATGAGTGCACTTCTGAAACAG CAGGAAGGCATTGGACAAGGCGAGAATGAGTTTGACTTTGACGGGTATTCTCTGGACAACATTCCTGTCTAG